AGCTTAGTACACGACAATGCGCGTGGTCTGCGTAGTCTCTGCGCTCGTCAATCGCACCAGGTAAACGCCTGCGCGCAATGCTGGAGCTGGCAGCGCTCCTGTTGCCGCCGATACCGACCACTGCGCTACCCGCTGCCCCGTCACCGCGTACAGCTCTATTAAGGCTTCTTTTCCTAGCTGCTCTTCAACGGTGTAACGCAGTGACTGCCCTGTGCCAACAACTGTTGGGAACACCCGGAAACTAGCTTTCTGCCCCTCCAGCTGCTTTTCTCGCACAGGCAACACCCAACCCGATGACAAACGCGCCACAAAGCCAGTACTGTACTGCAATCCACCATTTGGAACAGATGCGCTACCAAAGGTTGGTTTTATGCTCTGATAATTACCTACCAGATACACTCTGTTCTGAGGGGCCAACAGTAAATCTGTACTTTGCTCATTAGCGCTGCCACCACCGGTAGCTAGGTTTTGCCAAGTGCCAGTAGTGCCATCGAGCCGGGCCACGAAAGCATCGGTACCGCCCTGACTGGTGGCCGTTAGCAACGGCGCTAGCGTAGGACTATCGAAGGTAGCCGTGCCGAGTAGATGGCCTGCCATATAAACATGCCCGGTAGCATCTACGCGAATAGCCGTAGCCCGATCTTCCCCGTTGCCCGCGCGCACAACCCAGCGCCAAGCGCCGGTAGCACCATTGAGCCGGGCGACGAACATCTTCGATGACCTCTCCGTAGCAGCACCGGTACTTAACGACAAAGAGCCGAAGGTAGCATTGCCCGTAAAGCTGCCTACCACGTAAGCGTCGCCGCTATTATCTAGCGCAATAGCGTTGATGTAGTCATCAGCCCCTACGTAGGGGCTATAGCTACCCCCGGATGCTGTCCATTGCCAAGTACCAGTGGCCGCGTCTAGGCGCGCCACGAAGGCATCTACGCCATTAACGTAGCCTGGCAGAGTTAGCTGGCCTCCCCCCGGATTGCTGAAAGTTGCGTTACCGATGTAAGCGCCGGCCACAAACAGATGCCCGGTAGCATCTGCCGCAATTCCGTCGCAAAACTCATTGCTCGATCCGCCTGCACGTACTGCCCACTGCCAGCTACCATCAGCCGGTGCAAGGCGCGCAACGAAGATGTCGGGCTCTATTCCGCTACCGGTGGCCGTGGTGAGGGAGATAGTCCCGCTAGTACCGGTGAAGGTAGCTGTGCCTGCAAACAGACCTAGCACGTAGGGGTTACCAGCGGCATCCACGGTAACCCGTTGGCCTATGCAAATACCCGCGGGCCCTGAAAGGCCCGTAAGATCGTTGCGCACAGCCCACTTCCAAGCACCAGTAGCGGCATCGAGTTGCGCTACGTAGGCCACGAGCGCGCTCGTTCTACCCGTCAACGTTATCGGCGTACCGGCTGTAGCACTGTAAAAACTAACCTTCTGCCCGCCAAAGCTACCTGTGGCATATACATGTCCTAAGACATCTGTGGTAATACCAATGGCAGTTGTACCTAGGTAGGCCGAAGCAATACGCACGGCCCACAGCCAGTTACCAGCGGGGTCTTGTTTCGCAATAAAGCCTGTTTGAGCCGTTCCTAGGCTAGTCATCGTTACGGTGCCAAGCGTGAGTTTTCCCTGGAAGGTGCCTGCCACATAGATATTGCCGGCAGCATCGGTAGCAGCACTACTGGTTTGCTTGGGCCCACCAGCGTCGGGGCTGGCTACCCACTGCCAGTTACCACTACTCGCTTCTACTTGCGCCACAAAGGCATTCTGACGGTCGCCACCAACTACTGCCGTAGCTGGCGAACTGCCGAATGTTCCATTATTATTATAGAAGCCAGTAGTATATAGATGCCCGTCTCGACCCAGGGCTATTGAGTGACTGCGGTTTCCGAGCCAGCTAAGCAAGCTGGTAGCTCCTACTGCCCACTGCCACTTGCCCGTCGAGGGTTCCAGGCGCGCGACAAACGTATTAGCATAAGACCCGTTTTCGCTTGTACTGAGTAATCTGATTGGACTTCCGGAGGTAGTAGGTGTAAAGTCAGCCCCTCCACTCGTAGAGCCTGTGACATAGGGTGTACCAGCGGCGTCTACCGCGATGCTGCCCCCAAAACTATTGCTACCAGATCCGCCTCTCACCACCCATTGCCAATCGCCGGTGGCAGCATCTAAGCGCGCCACGAAGACATCGGAGCCTTTGGAGCCTGCTGGTGAGAGTGACGCCCCCGATGGACTATCAAACGTAGCGGCTGGTATTGGAATGGGAGGATAAGAGCTCTTGTTACCACCTCCCCAAAATCCCCCTGTCACGTACACGTGCCCGGTGCCATCGGAAGCTACACTCGCGCCGCTGTCTTCGTGGGTACTTCCCCCGCGTACAATCCATTGCCAAGCGCCGTTGCTACCGTCCAACCGAGCCACAAAGATATCGGGGCTGTTTTCGGCACTCACAAGCGTTAGCGTGCCACTAGCAGCCTTGAATGTAGCAGGGCTAGCCGCAGTGCCCTGAAAGGAGCCGGTCACATAAATATTTCCAGTTGCATCGGCAGCAATGTTCCTAGCTTGGTCGTGGCCGGTGCCGCCACCCTGCACAGCCCACTGCCAGGTGCCGGTGCCAGCGTCTAGGCGCGCGACAAACACGTCTTCTGCCCCGCCATTGCTGGAAAGTGTAAGCGGAGCAGTTGCCGCATTATTGAACGTAGCATTGCCTTTAAAATTCCCGGTCACGAATGCATGTCCTGTAGCATCTAGCGCAATACCTATGCCTGAGCGTGGACTCACGTCTGCGCTGATATTATTGCTGATGGTTGCACTGGTAGCCCATTGCCAAGCACCATCAGTACCATTGAGTTGGGCTACCATGATATCCGTCCCTGTGTTTGTACCCGTTAAGGTAGTAGTACCGAATGTAAAGCTACCAGCTAGGTTAGCGGTCAGGTAAAGCTTATTGGCAGCATTTAACGTCAAGCTAACTTTACGAGGATAGATAAAGCCTACATCGCCGCCACGCACAGCCCACAGCCAGTTACCAGCAGCATCCAGCTTAGCTACAAAGACAGCGTCTGATCCTTCATAGGTCAAGCCCCTTGAGTTATGCTCCAAGGTCGTCGCGCCAAACGTAATGGCACCCTGAAAAGTACCGGCTACAAACACATTCCCAGCGGCATCCGCCACGATGCTTGCTCCTTGGGAAATGCCATTACCTAGCTTGGCATCAATAGCCGTTACCTGATCAAAAGTCTGCGCGCCAGCCACCTCCGATAGCAGCGCCAGGGCAAATAGCATAAGTACGCCTTGCCAACGCAGGCAGGACAATAAACATGTAAACATTGCTTAAAGTGGTAAAGGTGGAAGTATAAACGGGGTAATCTATTGGTAATCAACCTTAGCTACAGCAGCCTACTTCTCCCCACCAGCAAGTCACGTTGTACTCATCCCCTAGGTGCCGTTTAGTTGACTGAAGTAACCACTCAAAAGTTGCTTTATTCAACGTTTTATATACATTAATTTTAGATTAATATAGTTTGAGTATTGTGTTCCACTTTCTAAGCTAATTCGCGCTCCGTTGGTAATTATTCCGCGGCTACTCCCACGTACTTATCTACCTTCTCTCAAACCCTAGAGGAGCTTGTGCTGTACCCTTGTCTGTATGAACACCTTATGTAATCGAAAATGCTAAAATGCTAGATCTTAATAGTTCAGCTAAGCACTAGGGTTGGTAACCTACACAGTTGAGTTAGGCGAAAACAAGGCGGTAAAAAGCTACTCTTCGTTGCCAACCCAGACCCAATTGCCCAAGTATATGCAGCCCTAAGCTCTATGTACTTCAGCAATGGAAACACCCGAAATAGATAACCTCGTCAAGAAATTCCTGCAATTCAAACTCACCATTGCCTTTGCCGAAAGCTGTACGGCGGGTCTGCTAGCTTCTGAGTTTTCGAAAGGGGTTGGCAGCTCCGAAGTGTTGCTCGGTAGCGTGGTCACGTATCATCCGCTGGCCAAGCATAAGCTACTGGGAGTAAGCCAGGACTCTCTGAGTCTGTACACGGCCGAGTCGCAGCAGGTGACAAACGAAATGGTGATGGGCCTGCACAAGAAGCTGCCGGCTGATATGTGCGTTGCCATCACGGGCTTGTGCGGCGCCGGGACTTCCGAAGCCGACATTAAGCCGGTGGGCACCATGTTCTTCACTTTTCTGCATCAGAACCACGCCGAAGAAGTGCGGCAAGAGTTTGAAGGCGACTGTGTCTCCGTTCGGGAGCAAGCCGTCGATTTTATCTTCACGCACCTAGGCGAGTTGCTGGAACGCTATTCGGAGCGATACGCCGCAGAAGCGGTGGAAACTCGCACGAAAAAAGGCTAGGTTGCATAGCTACCTTCGAAAAGGTGAGCGGCGCATAGCTAGTTTGGTCTACTATGCTCCGCTCACCTTTTTTTCCCGAGAAGCATAATCTGCAAGTTCAGGCGCACCACGTCGCCCATAGAGCGGCAACGATTGAAAAGCTCTGTGCGGTGGTGGCGGTTTAACTCGGCTTTCAGCTCAATTACTTTTTCGGGCGTTGATACTTCGTCGGCGCGCATGCAGTCAATCAGGTCTTTCAATCGGTAGCGCGCCGCCCGCACCCGCCGGGCCATCAGGGAGCGTTCCTCCGTCTGGTATTGCCGCACGCTTTCGGCCGTGAGCAGTTCGCCGCACATCTGTACGATGGGCAAATTGTCCTTGAAGAATTGCGGCAAGTACATCGTTTTGCGTCCCTCGTAGCTCTGCTGGTCGAAGTCGATGGCCCGCACCCGGTATTGCTCGTCCTCAAAATCGGGCGTCACGTCGATGACGTAGTTGTAGGCGCGCATGTCTCCGAGCAGCCGAGCAAAGCACCGCTCATTGAACTTCACAAATTCTTTGGCGATACGCACCTGGTTGAGGTGAGGGCGGTTGAGATGATGGCGAATGAAATCGTCGCCGGGAATTCCGGCAATGTGCTCCTCAATTAGCGAGTCGCGGTATACCAGGTAGTTGATGCGGTTGGGCGATAAGATATGTTCTAGCTCCAAGCCATACACTCGCGACGCATCGGCCCGCTTTACGTAGAAATAGTCGTAGTTGTCGTTGAACTGGTTGACGATGCGCACCCGAAACGGATTGCTGTTGCCGAAGCGGCAGTAATCAATCCGATCCGCAATTAGGTGCTCCGAAAACGATAAGTCGCCGTCCGTCTTTAGCAGCGCATACACTTGCGAAAGTCCGGCGGACAGCTCCCGCAAGCTGCTAGGTTCATAAAAAACTGTTTGCCACAGCGTATCTCGTCCATTGCGGTCGAGGCGCGCAAATGAGCCGGTAAAGTGCTGCAAGTCGGCATAGGTGACGGGCAGCATAGTTTCGCGGTCGTAGTCGTGCAGGTACTTGCGCAACGACGGACTAATGGCGTAGTTTATTTTCTTCTTGGAAATGTTCATGGCGGGTGGTCTGAGCCAACTTGCGAAGCTAAGCAGCTAAGAATTAGAAGTTAATTCATAAGGCTAACATCCCGGCATTGTCCAAAACTTATAAGAAAATTCCGACCTTCGTGCTGCCGCATGCTCGGCGGTTTATTTTTCCCTTATCCGTTATGAAAAAGACATTACTTGTGCTGGCCTTGGTGCTCCTGCTGCCGGCCTTATCACCTGGCTGGGGCTTTTTTGCCCACCGCACCATCGGGCAAGTAGCCATTTACGCGTTGCCCAGCGCTATGCAAGGTTTTTACTTCCGGCACCTTCCCGAAATTGTGCGGCTTATCACGGCGCCCGACGAGCGCCGCGAGTCGGACCCTGCCGAAGCGCCCAAGCACTATATCGACATGGACCACTACGGCGACAACCCGTTTGGCGATATGCCCAAAGCCTGGGACAAAGCCAGCGCCAAGTACTCGGCCGATACGCTACGCAAGTATGGCACCGTGCCGTGGACGGTGATGGAAGTGAAAGACCAGCTCACGGAAGCCTTTAAGCAACGCGACACGACGGCCATTCTTCGCCTCTCCGCCGACCTAGGTCATTACGTGTCCGATGCCTTTGTGCCGCTGCACACCACCGAGAACTACGACGGTCAGCTCACCAACCAAGCCGGTTTGCACAGCTTATGGGAAAGCAAACTACCGGAGCGGCACATTGCCGAGTACAAGCTCGATAGTGACCCCGGCCGCTACTTAAAAGACCCGCAAGCCGCTATCTGGCAGGCGGTGCAGGAGTCGTACGGTTTTCTCGGAGCTACCTTCGATATGGAGGAAAAAGTAACGCGTGACTTCACGCCTGATACCAAATACGTCTACTCGCATAAGTTCGGTAAGACACGCCGCTCCTACTCCGACGCTTTCGCCGATGCCTACCACAAAGAAGTGGGTGGGCAGGTAGCCTACCGCCTCAAGGGCGCACCTACCCTAGTGGCTTCTATGTGGATGACGGCGTGGAAAGATGCTGGCAGCCCTGACTTAGATGCGTTGTTGCCGAAGAAGCAAACCAAGGAGGAAAAGGCTGAGCTAGCCGCTCAAATCAAGACTTGGAACAAAAATGAGCTGGTGCCCCAAGAAAAGCTGATTGCTTTGCAGAAAGAAAAAGCGGTAGAGCGCCCCGATGAAATCAAGTCGGCGGAAGAGGCCCCGGCTACGCCTGCTACGTATGAGGCCGCTACGCCTGCTGCGGCCCCAGCCGCTCCTACCACGGCTCCAGCTACACCAGAGAAGATAAAGGTGAAAACCAAGGGCGGTGACAGTCCGAAACAAAAGCAGAAAATAAAGCCACAGAAGAAGGTCGACGACGGCTGGAATTAAGCCCGTAGTGCTCCAGGTTTGCTGTTGAGCTCCAATATATTACACCAACCCCAGGCAGATAACCGCGTAGGATGAGCTTATGCCAAGGGAACTGATGCACTCAGTTTCCCTTGGCATAAGCTCATTTTTATTTCACCCTTACCTGCCTACGATGATCCTACGCTATGACCGGCTGGCCGTTGAACTGCCCAAGCCCAAGAATCCTTCACCCAATGATGCAGCCGCCATTCAGGAGTTGCTAGGTGGTAAGTACGGGGAAATGTCGACCCTAATGAACTACACGTTTCAGTCGTTCAACTTCCGGGGACGTAACCGTTTGCGACCATTCTATGACCTAACCTGCAGCATTGCCGCAGAAGAGTATAGCCACATCGAGGCCGTTTCCTACGCCATCAACCTGCTCCTGACCGGCCAAACGGTGCGGGGCAAAGACCCAAAGCCAGGTCCATTGAAGGAGGTAGTTGATGCGCGCAACACGTATCATTTCCTTTCGAGCGCTCAAGCAGCTGTGCCTTTCGACTCGATGGGCAACCCCTGGACGGGCCAATATGTGCACGCCAGCGGCAACTTGAAGCTCGATCTACTGCACAACTTCTTTCTGGAGTGCGGAGCTCGGGCCAACAAAATGCGCGTGTACGAGATGGTAACTGATCCGTGCGCCCGTACCATGATAGGCTACCTGCTCGTACGCGGTGGGCTACACGTGGTAGCTTATGCTAAAGCACTAGAGAAGCTAACCGGTGTAGAAGTAAGCAAGCTGGTACCTGTACCCGAACTCAGCAACGATGCCTTCCCCGAGGCCAAGAAGCTTCAGGATGAGCAGAAGCTGCACCTCAAGCTCTATACGTTCAGCCCTGACGATTACAAGCAAGCCGGTATCATCTGGAACGGCTCGCACCCCGAGGATGGTCAACCGCTGGAAGTGGTACAAGGTGGCTTCATGGGTGTGCCTTACCCCGATTTGGAAGAGGAGCCCCAGCTCAACTCGCCCGGCGCCGACGACTACGACCCGGAGATGTTCAAGGACATCGCCAAGAAGATGGGTATTAAGCTGTAGCCTAGCACCAGCCTTTTCCGCATATTCTAGTTACTTTGAGTTGCTGTCGTCTTCGGATGGCAGCAACTTTTTTTGTGCCTTACGCAGCCTAGCTTCGCGCTTTCTTAGCGGCTGACCTAAGTCGCAGGTCAGGTAAAAGCTCGTTTTATTCTGCTGGCGGCGTTCTAACGCGTTGCTGTTTTTCTTTTTCTACGCTCCTATGTTCTCTCTCCGTTCTACGCTTGTTGGCTGGTCAAAAGTAGTAGGGTTATGCGCTGCCCTAGCTTTTGCTACAGCGTGTGGCCAAGCCGACAAGCCCGCCGAAACAGCCGCGGCTAAAGCGACGCCTCCTCCCGTTCCTGGTCCCGATCTTACGACCCTCACCGACAGCAACGCCGCTCCTCTGCTCCTAGCTTACTTGAAGCAGTATCCAGGCTCTGAAGTCATCATTCACACGCGGCAGGGCAACATGCGCATCAAGCTCTACGACGATACGCCCATCCACAAGGCCAATTTCCTGCTGCTCTCCCGCAAGGGTGTGTTTGACGAAACGGTGTTCAACCGCGTCGTGAAAGACCTCGTGATACAAGGTGGCCGCTCCGACCATCGCACCATCCGCATCACGAAATACCACCTTCCCCCTGAAGTGCGCCTCGCTCACTTTCACAAGCACGGTGCCCTCGGCATGGCCCGCTACGACGACGAACAGAACCCAGGCCGCCTCTCCTCCAACAACGATTTCTATATCGTGCACGGCAAAAAAATGGCGCCTGCTATGGCGCAGGCTATGTCCGGCCGCAAGCTCACCCCCGCCCAACTCAAAGCATATCAAACGGACGGTGGGGTCCCAGCCCTAGACGGAAAATACACTGTGTTCGGCGAAGTTGTCGAAGGCCTAGATGTTATCGACAAAATTGCCAACGAGCCCGTAGATGCTTACAGCTGGCCGAAGAAAGATGTAGACATCAAAGTAGAAGTAGTGAAGTAGTCAGAAGGCTACAAAGCCAGCTCCCCTCCTTTTTTAAGGAGGGGTCAGGGGTGGTTGATTAGAGCTAGAAAACTAGACCTAGCTTGTCGTTCAACGACAAGGAACCACCCCTGACCCCTCCTTAAAAAAGGAGAGGAGCTAGCTTTGTAGCCTTCTGACTACTTCACTACTTCCATCTTATATTGATTTATAATCTTCAACAGTACACCGTTTGTCCAGCCGAAACCGTCTTGTAGCGGGTACTCGCCACCGCCGGCTTTGATATTTGTGTCTACCACGTTGTACTTCTCCAAAAGCTTACCCGTTTGCTTGAACACGTTGATGTTCAAGGTGGCCCAGCGCTCGGCAATGGTGCGGGCCAGGGCGTGCTGTTCGTAACGCTCTAGGCCGCTGATGGCCATCCACTCCAGAGGAGCCCAGGCATTGGGAGCGTCCCATTGCTGGCCGCTTTTGTTGAGCGTGGTCACGAGGCCACCTGGCTTTAAAAAGTCTTTCTGCAAACCGGCGGCTATTTGCTTGGCTTGGCTCTGGGTGGCTAGTCCAAACGTCAGCGGGAAAGCGGAGGCTAGGGTGCGCACCGTGGCGCGCCGCCCGGCTACCCAGTTGTAATCGACGAACCAACCAAGGTCTTTGTCCCAGAAATAAGCCAGAATAGCCTTTTTACGTTGCGCCGCTTTGGCAGTGAAGGCCGCGGCCTGACTCCGGTTTCCCTGTAGCTCGTAGGATCGTGCCAGGGTAGTTTCCAAGTGCCAGAGCAAGCAGTTCAGATCAACCGGCAACAGGTTAGTGGTTTGGATAGAACCTAGGTTACCGGCCGGCCCAAACCAACGGCTGCTAAAATCCCAGCCCGACGCGGCGGCCGCCCGAATGTTGCGGTAGAACTGGTTCAGCGGCTGTGTGGTGGTCTTGCCCGACGCCACATCCTGAGCGTACGATTCTTCCCGGGGTTGGTCGCTGGCGTCCCAGTAGCGGTTTAGTAGCGTGCCATTGGGGAGGCGCACGGCAGGTCCGTAAGCCCGACCAGCCTTAATGGTATCAGCTCCGGCCATCCAGTAGCCATACTCCTTAAGCATGGGCTCTTGGTAGCGCACGAGCACGGTATCGCCTTCAGTTTGTGCCAGTAGCTCTACCATGTTAGCGAAGAACGGCGGCTGCGAGCGAGTCAGGTAATAGGTACGGTTGCCGTTCGGGATAAATCCTACTTCACGAATCAGGTGCGAAAAGTTGTTGAGAATGTGCCGCATCACGGTATAGCGGTGGCTTTCCTGCAAGCCTAGCATCGTGAAGTATGAATCCCAGTAGTACACCTCCCGAAAGCGCCCGCCAGGCACGATATACGACTGCGGCAGCGGAATGAGCGACGTGCCCTGGGTGACGGCCGGATCGGCGCGGCGTTCCAGCACCGTCCAGAGCGTGTCGATGTGGTGGCGAATACCCGCGTTGATGTTGCTCTGATACTGCTTGGTCACCTCCCCCTGATACAGCTTGGTGACTTCGCCCGGCAACTCAAAATACGTGAGCGTGAAGCGTCGCAAGTCAAACCCCGGCTGACTCTTCTGCTCCTGATACGCCTGCCGAATGACCGCTGGCGCGACTTTCGGCACGGCATCCACAAACGTCTTTCCGTCGGAGAAGATAAGGCCGAGCTGGATGGCTTCGAACAATTCCGGGTACAGCTGCCGCGGCGATTCGCGTTGGGCCTGCGTACCTAGGCTGACAAATACCAGAACAAGAGCAAGCAGTTTTCGCATCGGTAGGGTGGTTTTAGGGCTGAGAATAGGTGGCAGGTGACAGGAGCGCAATGGGTTATTCTTCCCGGCGAATACCAACTAGCTTGGTTTTGAGCGCGTCGCCGGGTTCTTCTTTTAGCAGGCCGGGCAGTTCTTTGCGGGTGTACCCGAGGGTTTGGGTAGTGGCGAAAAAGTCGGTCCCGCTTACGTCGGCACCAGCCTGCGCTTCCTCTTTTCGGGCCGGGTGAAACAGCGCGCTGTCGTTGGTGACGCGGTAGAGCTTGTAGAAATAATAGCGCCTAGCCGTGTCATCTGTCGGGTGAAATTGCACCACGTACACGTCGCCTACTTTCGGGTCGCCGAGGTAGGCTTGCGGTTCGGTGGTGCGCTGTTGGCAAGAGGCCAGCAACCCCATTGTCAACAAGAATACAGAACTGCCAACTAGGTTTTTTGAAGAGAAAAATTTCATAGTCAAGACGTAAAGGAGCAACAACGTACGAAGAGACAGCCATCCTTATACGCATTCACCTGAAGAGTAATCCATTTCGAAGCCGTTATTAGCCGCCCGGCGGTCCGACGCCCTAGGTGTCCGACCGGTTGTTGTCAGAACGATCCTCGCGTACCTAACTTATGCAGACGACTACAGCCGATAACCGGTTGGATGCCTAGGGCGTCGGACCGGCGAGCGAGGCATTAAAAAAGGCAACCTGCTAACCGCAAGTCGCCTTTTCAGCTTTATTGAGAAGCCTAGGTGCCTACCAGATTTTGGCGCGCTTCTCGGTGGCGCGCACCATTTTCGCGTTGTCTTTGCAATGAAAGGCCTCGTAGAATTCCGGCATGTTCTGCAAGGGACCAATCACGCGGTATTCTTCTGGGGCGTGCGGATTAGTAAGCACCAAGCGACGCAACGCCTCGGGGCGCTGCTGGGAACGCCAGCTCTGGGCATACGCAATAAAGAAGCGCTGCTCCGGCGAGAAGCCGTCGTATTGTGGGCGCGGGTTGCTGCCGTAGGTTTTGGCCAGTTGCTTTTCCATGGCGGTGTAGGCGATGCTCAGACCACCTAAGTCAGCTAGGTTCTCGCCCATGGTCAGCTTGCCGTTGATGTGCACCGAATCCAGAGGCGTAAAAGCGTCAAACTGGCTGCCCACAATGGCAGCGCGAGCCGTGAACTTCTCCGCATCCTCTTTGGTCCACCAGTCTTTCAGGTTGCCATCAGCGTCAAACTGCCGGCCTTGATCATCGAAGCCGTGGGTCATTTCGTGGCCGATGGCGGCGCCGATGCTGCCGTAGTTTACCGCATCGTCGGCTTTCGGGTCGAAGTAGGGCGGCTGCAGAATACCGGCCGGAAAGACGATTTCGTTTTTCGAGGGGCTGTAGTAAGCATTCACAGTGGGTGGCGTCATGTTCCACTCGGCACGGTCGATGGGCTTCCCTAGCTTATCCGCATTCTGCTGAAACGACCATTCGCGGGTAGCTAGCACGTTTTTCAGATAGGATTCTCGCGAGATGGTCAGGGCCGAATAATCTTTCCACTTGTCGGGGTAGCCGATCTTAACGGTGAAGGCGTTGAGCTTCTTCAAGGCTTCCGCTTTGGTGGCCTCGCTCATCCAAGCATTCTGCTGAATGTGCTCGGCAAAGGCATCTTTCAGGTTATTCACCAGCTCCACCATCTTCTGCTTCGAAGCAGGCGGGAAGGCTTTGTCCACATAGAGCTGACCGAAGGCTTCACCCAGCGAGGCGTCGGTGGCACGCAGCATCCGCTTCCAACGGGGCTGCTGACGCTCGGCGCCGCTCAGCGTTTTCTCGAAGCGGAAGGCTTCGTCGCTATAGGCTTTCGGCAAAGCGGACGTCAGGCTCGATACTAAGTGCCAACGCAGGTAGGTTTTCATATCGGCCAGCGGCGTGGCCTTTACCAGCGTATTCACCTCATGTAAAAACTCAGGCTGCCCCATCATGATTTCTGGTGCTGCCCCTAGGTGCAGCTGTTGCAGCATCGTGGGCAGACCTAGGTTCGGATACTTAGCGCTGGCCGCGGCCACGCTCATTTTGTTGTAATTAGCGTATGGGTCACGCAGCGCCACACGCGTTTTGCTGGCCGTGGCAAGCTTGGTTTCCAAAGTGAGCACCGCTTGTGCCTGCTTTTGGGCCGCGGCTTCCGAGTCGCCCATCAACTTGAACATGTTGACCATGTGCCCTAGGTACGACTCCCGAATCGACTTCGAGCGGGCGTCGTCTTTCAGGTAATAGTCGCGGTCGGGTAACGACAGACCGCCTTGGCGCAGGCTCACAATGTACTGCGTGCTCACCTTCGCATCTTGCCCCACGGCCACCCCGAACAGAGCGCCCGTGCGCAGCATCTGCTGGTGCGCCAAGGCAGCTTGCAAGTCTTTTGTGGTCTTGATAGCGGCAATCTTGCTCAACTCAGGTTGCAGGTATTTAAGGCCCGCCTTTTCAATCGCCACCGTGTCCATGGCCGAACCATAGTAGTCACCGACTTTCTGCAGGTTCGAGCCTTTCGGCGCCGAGTTGTTGGCCGCAGCATCAGTCAGGATTTGCCGCATGATAGCCTGGTTCCGGTCGCTCACCTCATTATCGATCCCCCAAGACGTTTCGCTGGCCGGAATGGGTGTGGTCTTGAAGAAGTTACCGTTAGCGTACTGGAAGAAATTATCGCACGGATCGACCGCCGTATTCAGGTAGTCGATACCGAGGCCGGTACCTTTCGGGGCTGGTGCGGCAGTGCTCGTAGCTGTGGCTGTGGCAGGCGTAGTCGCTGCCGCGGTGGTAGTAGGCGTGCTAGTAGCGCAGCTCGCTAGCGCTAGCATGGCTGCCGTTG
This Hymenobacter sp. GOD-10R DNA region includes the following protein-coding sequences:
- a CDS encoding SBBP repeat-containing protein, with the translated sequence MLFALALLSEVAGAQTFDQVTAIDAKLGNGISQGASIVADAAGNVFVAGTFQGAITFGATTLEHNSRGLTYEGSDAVFVAKLDAAGNWLWAVRGGDVGFIYPRKVSLTLNAANKLYLTANLAGSFTFGTTTLTGTNTGTDIMVAQLNGTDGAWQWATSATISNNISADVSPRSGIGIALDATGHAFVTGNFKGNATFNNAATAPLTLSSNGGAEDVFVARLDAGTGTWQWAVQGGGTGHDQARNIAADATGNIYVTGSFQGTAASPATFKAASGTLTLVSAENSPDIFVARLDGSNGAWQWIVRGGSTHEDSGASVASDGTGHVYVTGGFWGGGNKSSYPPIPIPAATFDSPSGASLSPAGSKGSDVFVARLDAATGDWQWVVRGGSGSNSFGGSIAVDAAGTPYVTGSTSGGADFTPTTSGSPIRLLSTSENGSYANTFVARLEPSTGKWQWAVGATSLLSWLGNRSHSIALGRDGHLYTTGFYNNNGTFGSSPATAVVGGDRQNAFVAQVEASSGNWQWVASPDAGGPKQTSSAATDAAGNIYVAGTFQGKLTLGTVTMTSLGTAQTGFIAKQDPAGNWLWAVRIASAYLGTTAIGITTDVLGHVYATGSFGGQKVSFYSATAGTPITLTGRTSALVAYVAQLDAATGAWKWAVRNDLTGLSGPAGICIGQRVTVDAAGNPYVLGLFAGTATFTGTSGTISLTTATGSGIEPDIFVARLAPADGSWQWAVRAGGSSNEFCDGIAADATGHLFVAGAYIGNATFSNPGGGQLTLPGYVNGVDAFVARLDAATGTWQWTASGGSYSPYVGADDYINAIALDNSGDAYVVGSFTGNATFGSLSLSTGAATERSSKMFVARLNGATGAWRWVVRAGNGEDRATAIRVDATGHVYMAGHLLGTATFDSPTLAPLLTATSQGGTDAFVARLDGTTGTWQNLATGGGSANEQSTDLLLAPQNRVYLVGNYQSIKPTFGSASVPNGGLQYSTGFVARLSSGWVLPVREKQLEGQKASFRVFPTVVGTGQSLRYTVEEQLGKEALIELYAVTGQRVAQWSVSAATGALPAPALRAGVYLVRLTSAETTQTTRIVVY
- a CDS encoding nicotinamide-nucleotide amidohydrolase family protein yields the protein METPEIDNLVKKFLQFKLTIAFAESCTAGLLASEFSKGVGSSEVLLGSVVTYHPLAKHKLLGVSQDSLSLYTAESQQVTNEMVMGLHKKLPADMCVAITGLCGAGTSEADIKPVGTMFFTFLHQNHAEEVRQEFEGDCVSVREQAVDFIFTHLGELLERYSERYAAEAVETRTKKG
- a CDS encoding zinc dependent phospholipase C family protein codes for the protein MKKTLLVLALVLLLPALSPGWGFFAHRTIGQVAIYALPSAMQGFYFRHLPEIVRLITAPDERRESDPAEAPKHYIDMDHYGDNPFGDMPKAWDKASAKYSADTLRKYGTVPWTVMEVKDQLTEAFKQRDTTAILRLSADLGHYVSDAFVPLHTTENYDGQLTNQAGLHSLWESKLPERHIAEYKLDSDPGRYLKDPQAAIWQAVQESYGFLGATFDMEEKVTRDFTPDTKYVYSHKFGKTRRSYSDAFADAYHKEVGGQVAYRLKGAPTLVASMWMTAWKDAGSPDLDALLPKKQTKEEKAELAAQIKTWNKNELVPQEKLIALQKEKAVERPDEIKSAEEAPATPATYEAATPAAAPAAPTTAPATPEKIKVKTKGGDSPKQKQKIKPQKKVDDGWN
- a CDS encoding manganese catalase family protein, which codes for MILRYDRLAVELPKPKNPSPNDAAAIQELLGGKYGEMSTLMNYTFQSFNFRGRNRLRPFYDLTCSIAAEEYSHIEAVSYAINLLLTGQTVRGKDPKPGPLKEVVDARNTYHFLSSAQAAVPFDSMGNPWTGQYVHASGNLKLDLLHNFFLECGARANKMRVYEMVTDPCARTMIGYLLVRGGLHVVAYAKALEKLTGVEVSKLVPVPELSNDAFPEAKKLQDEQKLHLKLYTFSPDDYKQAGIIWNGSHPEDGQPLEVVQGGFMGVPYPDLEEEPQLNSPGADDYDPEMFKDIAKKMGIKL
- a CDS encoding peptidylprolyl isomerase, producing MFSLRSTLVGWSKVVGLCAALAFATACGQADKPAETAAAKATPPPVPGPDLTTLTDSNAAPLLLAYLKQYPGSEVIIHTRQGNMRIKLYDDTPIHKANFLLLSRKGVFDETVFNRVVKDLVIQGGRSDHRTIRITKYHLPPEVRLAHFHKHGALGMARYDDEQNPGRLSSNNDFYIVHGKKMAPAMAQAMSGRKLTPAQLKAYQTDGGVPALDGKYTVFGEVVEGLDVIDKIANEPVDAYSWPKKDVDIKVEVVK